From the Hevea brasiliensis isolate MT/VB/25A 57/8 chromosome 15, ASM3005281v1, whole genome shotgun sequence genome, one window contains:
- the LOC110660899 gene encoding protein KINESIN LIGHT CHAIN-RELATED 2 isoform X1: MPGLVAMDSILGDRVLDHEGGEYSPYKGSLSQQRSPRSTLSPHSPRSDSIDLVIDGVVDISIEQLYHNICEMQSSDPSPSRASFWSYGEESRIDSELRHLVGDLGEVEIITKEVVMDNKEDGNVGDFTPKKDTNGSVDKSSANKDRIRAAFLKKQLFRLQSDMGASAKSSPKSRSPHEKPPLDRRLDKNMRKSNAGLHTKKQRNFGSVGAKFQNGAEHPLEVGLDNPDLGPFLLKQTKDMISSGENPQKTLEFALRATKSFEVCANEKPNLELVMSLHVLAAIYCSLGQYNEAIPVLERSIEIPAIEYGENHALAKFAGCMQLGDTYAMLGQIENSILCYTAGLEIQRQVLGETDPRVGETCRYVAEAQVQALQFDDAEKLCQVALSIHREKGGPASLEDAADRRLMGLIAEAKGEYETALEHYVLASMSMAANGLDIDVASIDCSIGDAYLSLARYDEAIFAYQKGLTVFKSRKGENHPAVASVFVRLGDLYNRIGKFRDSKSYCENALRIYEKHNPGIPAEEIASGLIDISAIYQAMNELEQALKLLKKALKIYINSPGQQITIAGIEAQMGVMYYMMGNYDDSYSTFKSAILKFQASGEKKSALFGIALNQMGLTCVQRYAINEAADLFEEARSILEKEYGPCHPDTLRVYSNLAGTYDAMGRIDDAIEILDYIVSMREEKLGTANPDVDDEKRRLAELLKDAGKVRNRKSRSLVTLLDKELQIIQDNVNEV, translated from the exons ATGCCTGGACTTGTAGCTATGGATTCAATACTTGGAGACAGAGTATTAGATCATGAGGGTGGAGAATACTCGCCTTACAAGGGAAGCTTAAGCCAGCAAAGGTCTCCAAGAAGCACATTGAGTCCACATAGTCCCCGCAGTGACTCCATTGATCTAGTTATTGATGGGGTAGTTGACATCTCTATCGAACAGTTGTATCACAATATCTGTGAAATGCAGAGCTCTGATCCCTCGCCTTCGAGGGCTAGTTTTTGGTCTTATGGTGAGGAATCGAGGATTGATTCAGAATTGCGCCACCTTGTTGGAGATCTTGGAGAAGTGGAGATAATAACGAAAGAAGTGGTAATGGACAATAAAGAAGATGGCAATGTTGGTGACTTCACTCCCAAGAAAGATACTAATGGTTCTGTTGATAAAAGCTCTGCAAACAAGGACAGAATTCGAGCTGCATTTCTTAAGAAGCAGCTTTTCCGCTTGCAATCAGATATGGGGGCTTCAGCAAAATCTAGCCCTAAGAGCAGATCACCCCACGAGAAGCCTCCACTTGATAGGAGGCTTGATAAGAACATGAGAAAGTCAAATGCAGGTTTACACACGAAGAAGCAGAGGAATTTTGGTTCTGTTGGGGCAAAGTTTCAGAATGGAGCTGAGCATCCTCTTGAGGTAGGATTAGATAACCCTGACCTTGGACCCTTCTTACTCAAGCAAACGAAGGATATGATTTCTTCAGGCGAAAATCCACAGAAGACTCTTGAATTTGCTCTTCGAGCAACAAaatcgtttgaggtttgtgcaaatGAAAAACCCAATTTAGAGCTTGTCATGTCCTTGCATGTTTTGGCAGCGATATACTGCAGCTTAGGCCAATATAATGAGGCCATTCCTGTTCTTGAGCGATCAATTGAGATCCCAGCAATTGAGTATGGCGAAAATCATGCACTCGCTAAGTTTGCTGGATGCATGCAATTGGGTGATACTTATGCAATGCTAGGTCAGATTGAGAATTCAATTCTTTGTTATACAGCTGGTCTAGAAATCCAAAGACAAGTCCTTGGAGAAACAGATCCTCGAGTTGGGGAGACTTGCAGGTATGTGGCCGAGGCTCAAGTTCAAGCATTACAATTTGATGACGCTGAGAAGCTTTGTCAGGTGGCACTTAGCATCCATAGGGAGAAAGGTGGTCCTGCATCGCTTGAAGATGCAGCAGATAGGAGGCTTATGGGACTTATAGCTGAAGCAAAAGGAGAGTATGAAACTGCTCTTGAGCATTATGTTTTAGCAAGCATGTCCATGGCAGCAAATGGATTGGACATAGATGTGGCTTCAATTGATTGCAGCATTGGAGATGCATATTTATCTTTGGCACGATATGACGAGGCTATTTTTGCTTATCAGAAAGGGCTCACAGTGTTCAAGTCAAGAAAAGGGGAGAATCATCCAGCAGTTGCTTCTGTTTTTGTACGTTTAGGTGATTTGTATAATAGGATAGGGAAGTTCAGGGATTCCAAATCTTACTGTGAAAATGCACTTCGAATTTATGAAAAGCACAATCCTGGGATCCCTGCAGAAGAGATAGCCAGTGGACTTATCGATATTTCTGCCATCTATCAAGCTATGAATGAGTTGGAACAGGCACTAAAGTTACTTAAAAAAGCTTTGAAGATATATATCAATTCTCCTGGTCAACAAATCACAATTGCAGGAATTGAAGCCCAGATGGGAGTCATGTACTACATGATGGGGAATTATGATGATTCTTACAGCACCTTCAAAAGTGCCATTTTGAAGTTTCAAGCAAGTGGAGAGAAGAAATCTGCATTGTTTGGCATTGCTTTGAATCAAATGGGTCTAACCTGTGTGCAGCGTTATGCGATAAATGAGGCTGCAGATCTATTTGAAGAGGCAAGAAGCATTTTGGAGAAGGAATATGGACCTTGTCATCCTGACACCTTAAGGGTCTACAGCAATCTAGCAGGCACCTATGATGCAATGGGAAG GATTGATGATGCCATTGAAATTTTGGACTATATTGTTAGCATGAGGGAGGAGAAGTTAGGAACAGCAAATCCTGATGTGGATGATGAGAAGCGAAGGTTAGCCGAATTGTTGAAAGATGCAGGAAAAGTCAGGAACAGGAAATCCAGATCACTAGTAACCCTCCTTGACAAAGAACTGCAAATTATACAGGATAATGTCAATGAGGTATAA
- the LOC110660899 gene encoding protein KINESIN LIGHT CHAIN-RELATED 2 isoform X2, translated as MDSILGDRVLDHEGGEYSPYKGSLSQQRSPRSTLSPHSPRSDSIDLVIDGVVDISIEQLYHNICEMQSSDPSPSRASFWSYGEESRIDSELRHLVGDLGEVEIITKEVVMDNKEDGNVGDFTPKKDTNGSVDKSSANKDRIRAAFLKKQLFRLQSDMGASAKSSPKSRSPHEKPPLDRRLDKNMRKSNAGLHTKKQRNFGSVGAKFQNGAEHPLEVGLDNPDLGPFLLKQTKDMISSGENPQKTLEFALRATKSFEVCANEKPNLELVMSLHVLAAIYCSLGQYNEAIPVLERSIEIPAIEYGENHALAKFAGCMQLGDTYAMLGQIENSILCYTAGLEIQRQVLGETDPRVGETCRYVAEAQVQALQFDDAEKLCQVALSIHREKGGPASLEDAADRRLMGLIAEAKGEYETALEHYVLASMSMAANGLDIDVASIDCSIGDAYLSLARYDEAIFAYQKGLTVFKSRKGENHPAVASVFVRLGDLYNRIGKFRDSKSYCENALRIYEKHNPGIPAEEIASGLIDISAIYQAMNELEQALKLLKKALKIYINSPGQQITIAGIEAQMGVMYYMMGNYDDSYSTFKSAILKFQASGEKKSALFGIALNQMGLTCVQRYAINEAADLFEEARSILEKEYGPCHPDTLRVYSNLAGTYDAMGRIDDAIEILDYIVSMREEKLGTANPDVDDEKRRLAELLKDAGKVRNRKSRSLVTLLDKELQIIQDNVNEV; from the exons ATGGATTCAATACTTGGAGACAGAGTATTAGATCATGAGGGTGGAGAATACTCGCCTTACAAGGGAAGCTTAAGCCAGCAAAGGTCTCCAAGAAGCACATTGAGTCCACATAGTCCCCGCAGTGACTCCATTGATCTAGTTATTGATGGGGTAGTTGACATCTCTATCGAACAGTTGTATCACAATATCTGTGAAATGCAGAGCTCTGATCCCTCGCCTTCGAGGGCTAGTTTTTGGTCTTATGGTGAGGAATCGAGGATTGATTCAGAATTGCGCCACCTTGTTGGAGATCTTGGAGAAGTGGAGATAATAACGAAAGAAGTGGTAATGGACAATAAAGAAGATGGCAATGTTGGTGACTTCACTCCCAAGAAAGATACTAATGGTTCTGTTGATAAAAGCTCTGCAAACAAGGACAGAATTCGAGCTGCATTTCTTAAGAAGCAGCTTTTCCGCTTGCAATCAGATATGGGGGCTTCAGCAAAATCTAGCCCTAAGAGCAGATCACCCCACGAGAAGCCTCCACTTGATAGGAGGCTTGATAAGAACATGAGAAAGTCAAATGCAGGTTTACACACGAAGAAGCAGAGGAATTTTGGTTCTGTTGGGGCAAAGTTTCAGAATGGAGCTGAGCATCCTCTTGAGGTAGGATTAGATAACCCTGACCTTGGACCCTTCTTACTCAAGCAAACGAAGGATATGATTTCTTCAGGCGAAAATCCACAGAAGACTCTTGAATTTGCTCTTCGAGCAACAAaatcgtttgaggtttgtgcaaatGAAAAACCCAATTTAGAGCTTGTCATGTCCTTGCATGTTTTGGCAGCGATATACTGCAGCTTAGGCCAATATAATGAGGCCATTCCTGTTCTTGAGCGATCAATTGAGATCCCAGCAATTGAGTATGGCGAAAATCATGCACTCGCTAAGTTTGCTGGATGCATGCAATTGGGTGATACTTATGCAATGCTAGGTCAGATTGAGAATTCAATTCTTTGTTATACAGCTGGTCTAGAAATCCAAAGACAAGTCCTTGGAGAAACAGATCCTCGAGTTGGGGAGACTTGCAGGTATGTGGCCGAGGCTCAAGTTCAAGCATTACAATTTGATGACGCTGAGAAGCTTTGTCAGGTGGCACTTAGCATCCATAGGGAGAAAGGTGGTCCTGCATCGCTTGAAGATGCAGCAGATAGGAGGCTTATGGGACTTATAGCTGAAGCAAAAGGAGAGTATGAAACTGCTCTTGAGCATTATGTTTTAGCAAGCATGTCCATGGCAGCAAATGGATTGGACATAGATGTGGCTTCAATTGATTGCAGCATTGGAGATGCATATTTATCTTTGGCACGATATGACGAGGCTATTTTTGCTTATCAGAAAGGGCTCACAGTGTTCAAGTCAAGAAAAGGGGAGAATCATCCAGCAGTTGCTTCTGTTTTTGTACGTTTAGGTGATTTGTATAATAGGATAGGGAAGTTCAGGGATTCCAAATCTTACTGTGAAAATGCACTTCGAATTTATGAAAAGCACAATCCTGGGATCCCTGCAGAAGAGATAGCCAGTGGACTTATCGATATTTCTGCCATCTATCAAGCTATGAATGAGTTGGAACAGGCACTAAAGTTACTTAAAAAAGCTTTGAAGATATATATCAATTCTCCTGGTCAACAAATCACAATTGCAGGAATTGAAGCCCAGATGGGAGTCATGTACTACATGATGGGGAATTATGATGATTCTTACAGCACCTTCAAAAGTGCCATTTTGAAGTTTCAAGCAAGTGGAGAGAAGAAATCTGCATTGTTTGGCATTGCTTTGAATCAAATGGGTCTAACCTGTGTGCAGCGTTATGCGATAAATGAGGCTGCAGATCTATTTGAAGAGGCAAGAAGCATTTTGGAGAAGGAATATGGACCTTGTCATCCTGACACCTTAAGGGTCTACAGCAATCTAGCAGGCACCTATGATGCAATGGGAAG GATTGATGATGCCATTGAAATTTTGGACTATATTGTTAGCATGAGGGAGGAGAAGTTAGGAACAGCAAATCCTGATGTGGATGATGAGAAGCGAAGGTTAGCCGAATTGTTGAAAGATGCAGGAAAAGTCAGGAACAGGAAATCCAGATCACTAGTAACCCTCCTTGACAAAGAACTGCAAATTATACAGGATAATGTCAATGAGGTATAA
- the LOC110660877 gene encoding GDSL esterase/lipase At5g14450-like gives MGLEIGKFAVAARGLSSKCAFPAIYSFGDSTADTGGMSAAFGPVPLPHGQTFFKKPSGRLSDGRLIIDFMAECLGLPYVGAYLDSVGTKFAHGSNFASAGSSIRQGPRSPFFLALQVSQFMQFKARTTELYKNSSNRGDLPNPMEFSKASYTFDIGQNDIIFGFLNTTEDQVPVTFPDILTQFSQAVLRLYGEGARAFLVHNVGPIGCLPFGAAMFPPKNTTRDKNQRAVAQNEAVKEFNRQLKDTVVQLRKQLPQATITYVDVYKVKFSLIDDARN, from the exons ATGGGATTGGAAATAGGAAAGTTTGCAGTGGCGGCTAGAGGTCTTTCGTCAAAATGTGCATTCCCTGCTATCTATAGTTTTGGAGACTCAACTGCAGATACTGGAGGAATGTCTGCAGCCTTTGGTCCTGTTCCTCTTCCCCATGGTCAAACCTTCTTCAAGAAACCTTCTGGGAGGCTCTCCGATGGTCGTCTCATCATAGATTTCATGG CTGAATGCCTTGGATTACCGTATGTTGGTGCATACTTGGACTCTGTAGGGACAAAGTTTGCACATGGGTCAAATTTTGCAAGTGCAGGGTCATCAATTAGGCAGGGTCCCAGGAGCCCTTTCTTTCTTGCCCTTCAAGTCTCTCAATTTATGCAATTCAAAGCACGCACCACAGAACTCTATAAGAACTCAAGCAATCGGG GTGATCTTCCAAATCCTATGGAATTCTCCAAGGCCTCGTACACTTTTGATATTGGACAAAATGATATTATATTCGGTTTTCTGAACACAACGGAAGATCAAGTTCCAGTAACATTTCCTGATATCCTTACTCAGTTCAGTCAAGCAGTTTTA AGGCTTTATGGTGAAGGGGCAAGAGCGTTTTTGGTCCATAACGTAGGGCCAATCGGCTGCTTGCCATTTGGTGCTGCAATGTTCCCTCCAAAGAACACTACTCGTGACAAGAATCAACGTGCTGTAGCCCAGAATGAGGCGGTTAAAGAATTCAATAGGCAACTAAAGGACACAGTAGTCCAGCTGAGGAAGCAACTTCCGCAAGCTACCATCACCTATGTAGATGTTTATAAAGTTAAATTTTCACTAATTGATGATGCTAGGAATTAA